The Candidatus Margulisiibacteriota bacterium genomic sequence TTGTAAAAATTTTAACTCCGGGTACAGTCCTGGAAGACAATCTGCTCCAAAGTCAGGAAAATAATTATTTAATGGCTATATCCAATGATACCCTGAAAAACAATTTCGGTCTGGCTTATTGTGATATCTCCACCGGAGAATTTTTCGTTACTGAGATAAATGACCCGGCAAAACTTGTGGACGAAATCGAAAAAATAAATCCCAAAGAAATTCTTACAGCCACTAATCTTGATATCAGACTTGTTCAAGGGTTCTTTACGACAGTCTATAACCCGCTTCCATATAAAGAAGCCAGGGACAGGTTTCTTAAATTCTATAACATTCACTCAGCTGAAGCTGTTGGTCTTGAGGATTTCCACATTTCCTTTTCGGCTCTGGCAGCTATTTTAAATTACCTGGAAAAAACCAAAAAAATCACCGGGTTTTTGAATAAACCCAAACGCATTGATAATCAGGACTATTTATACATGAATGCAGTGACCCTAAAAAACCTGGAAGTACTTTCGGCACTTAACCCTCAGAATAAATCAGGTTCTCTGATCTGGGTGCTGGACATGACCAGAACATCAATGGGCGCTCGGCTGCTGCGCAAATGGTGTGCCAAACCTTTGTACAATCGAGAACTCATTCAACAACGTCTCGATGCAGTAGACTTTTTCCATACCAATTTTGGCGTTCTTGCAGAGTTGGACAGTCTGTTGGGGGAAATATATGACTTGGAACGTTTAAACGTAAAAATAGCCAACCAGATAGCTAATCCGCGTGATTTAATATCTATAAAAAATTCCTTGAATAAACTTCCTGCTCTTTACCAAATTTTAAAAGAAATACCTTCAAACCTGAAAAACCTTCTGCTTTTCCCTGAAGAATGGCTGAAAGCTACTCATGATATGTCTGTAGAAATAGAAAAAATCATTCTGGATGAACCTCCTGTACTTCTGAATAACGGTGGAATTGTTAAATCCAGTTATTCAGAGGAACTGGATAAACTGAGGGAAGATGTAAAAAACAGCAAACAATGGTTTATTGACCTGGAAATAAGGCTTAAAAAAGAAACCAACATCAAATCCTTAAAAGTAAATTACAATAAAGTTTTCGGTTATTACATCGAAGTCACGACCACCAACCTCCCGCAGGTCCCCGATTATTTTATCAGAAAACAGACTATTTCTACCGGTGAACGTTTTTATACTCAGGAACTTAAGGAAAAAGAAAACTTTATTTTGCATGCCGATGAAATTATCATCAAAAAGGAAATAGAAATATTTACGGCTTTACTTGCCGACCTGAAAAAATATACTGATGCACTGCAAATAATAGCCGATAAGATATCAGTCCTGGATTGTCTTACTTCTCTGGCCAAAGTTGCCCGGGCGAATAATTATAAAAAACCTGTATTGAACGATAATGGATTGTTCAAGCTTCAAAACAGCCGCCACCCGGTATTGGAAAAAAAGCCGGACAGTTACCAGTTTGTAGCGAATGATGCTTTTTTTGACACACAAACAAGCAATTTTGTTATACTTACAGGTCCGAATATGGCCGGTAAATCAACTTATATGCGGCAAATAGCTTTAATAATAATTATGGCCCAGATAGGCAGCTTTGTTCCGGCACAAGAAGCCAACATCAGCCTTACCGATAAACTTTTTGCCCGTATCGGCGCCAGTGATAATCTCTTTGAGGGTAAAAGCACCTTTATGATGGAAATGCTGGAATCATCCGGTATTCTGCATAACGCCACCAAAGACTCATTTATTATCCTGGATGAAATCGGACGGGGAACATCCACATTTGACGGGCTCAGCATAGCAGCGTCCATAGCTAAGTATATTTACAAACAAATTCAGGCCAAAACCATGTTCGCGACACATTATCACGAGATTACTTCTCTGACCGAACAATACCCTCTTATGAAAAATATGAATATTGCTGTGGTTGAGGAACAAAATAAAATTCGCTTTACCTATAAAGTTATTCCGGGCAAAGCTGAAAAAAGCTACGGCATTCATGTGGCGGACCTGGCCGGATTACCCAAGGAAATTATTCGTGACGCCACAAAAATCCTGGAAGAACTGGAAAAAGAAGAAATTTCCCTGCACAAAAACAAGACCGGTAAAATCAAACAACTATCTCTTTTTTAATTTAACAAAAGATTGCAGAAAATAAATGTTTATAAACAGGCTCATGCGGGAATAAGGATACTGTAATTAATAAGATAAAACTAATATGGGAAACTGCAAACATCATAACGTATCGTTCTTAGGTATTCTGCAATACCGTACTTATCCGGAAAAATGCTTCATATGCAATGACTGCCATACAGTAATTACAGACTATGTAACACACATTGATATGGAATTATACGCTGATAAAAAAGAAATGCTTCTGAATCTTTAAAGATCAGAATCATAGCTAAACCAAAAGGGCTTATAGTATTATTCGCACAAATTGGGAATTAGAAAAACATTTTTGAAAGAGTATGGTTAAAAAACAACTTTCCAGGTAACAGCTATATTAAAGATAATCTGGGTCCAATCCAGAATTGTCTTAACCAGGTCAAAATCTTTTATTTCTTTGGTCGGCACCACAATAATATCGCCTTTTTGAACACCGGTACCGAAATCATTTGTCTTGCTTACCGTACCATCAGCATGTATAACAAATATTTCAGGAGTATCCGCGTCTTTTCTGAATAATCCAGCGTCATTCAGATAATATTGCATGTTCCTGTTTTCTTTATATACGAACATGCCCTGATTATAAACACCGCCGACAACACCTACGGTCTGAGGTATCGGAGGTACTACAATCGAATCCTTGTCCTGCAGTTTGAGATCTTCATCCATTACGTTTTTATAAAATAACGCGCCGGCATCCATACGAATACGGTTAAAGTTGGACAGGCTCATGATATTCTGTACCAGTATTTCGTTGGAACTGCTGGTTTTATTAATACTTTGCAGCAAATTCAAATTATTATTTACTCTATAAAATTCTATTCCGGGAATATAGGCTTCGTCAGTGAAACCGCCGATACGTTTTATAAACATACTTAATGTTTCATTTTTGTAAATCGGATAAATGCCCGGCTGCATGGTTTCTCCACGAATTTCCACTGTTCCGGCCACATCAAAGTCTCTTACGGACTTGATGAACACCTCATCCAGGGGTTGCAATACAAAAGTTTTAATTTCATTATTTTTTACTTCGATAATTTTATTGTTACTGGTAGTCATTTTTCTCATAACATATATCTTTTCTTTATCAGCATTATACTTGAAGTCTCCGGCTTTAAAAACCAAATCCTCCAGGGTCATGTTCTGATAATAAACAAAATTACCCGGCTTGGAAACCTCGCCTTGAATACTTAGATTATAATTTTTATTAAGTTCGCTGGTTGAATATACTTTTATCTTATCAAACATCTCCAGACTAATGTTTTTTAAATCTGTTTCTTTAGCGTTAATCGGCAATATTTCATCCATGTTTGAGGTAGTCATTCGATAGATTTCCACCCTATCCAGATATGCTGTTTTATTGAAACCTCCGGCAAGAGTAAGTAATGCTTGCAGGTTCTGAACTTTGCCGTATTCATAAAGCCCCGGGTGCAAAACATCTCCTTCAATATCCACCCAATTATCTATTTGATCCGAAATAGCTTTTATATCAATAATGTCTCCATTTTCTATAGGAATTTTTTTACTGTTATTTATAAAATCATCATAACTCTTAAAGGTCAAAGTCTGTAGTCTGAACTGGTCAGAATCTGTACCGCGTCTTATAAGGTTTACTTCCCTGAAATAAGTACTGCGCGTATATTTACCGGACATGGCCAACAAACTATACATCGTGGTATTTTCTTTCAGTTCGTAAATGGCCGGCACCTTTATTTCTCCTTTTATAGCAGCTGTATCCGCTATTTTAGGAACGTATATAGTATCACCTTTTTTCAATTGAATATCATCGCTCTTGTCACCATAAATCAGCAAATCATAAAGATCTATAGTTTTATATAGCCGTCTGTCCCTGATAAGCTGAATATTCCTTAAAGTACCGATTTTTGTAGGACCGCCTGACGCATATAATCCATAAAGAAAAGTCGAGAGAGAGTTCAAGTTGTACCTGCCGGGTGTTTTTACTTCTCCCAATATAAATACATCTATAGTCTTCAGTTTACCCAAGGTTATATCCATTGTGAAATTTGCGAAATATTTTTCCATAAGATTATTTATTATACGTTTCGCGTCAGACAGGGTCAGATTAGCCACATTTACTTTACCTGCTTTTGGTAAAATTACGGTACCGTCAGTATCTATAATCAGATTAAAGTTTTGTTGAATATTACCCCAGAGATAGACAATTAATTCGTCTCCAGCGCCCAGGATATAGTCACCGCCGACAGGAATATTTTCCAAAGGTGTAAATGTCAGAGATACTTGATTAAACACATCATATCCGAACTGTTTCAATTCTTTAGGAAATTTTGATTCAATAATGGAGCGAAACTCCGGTTCTTGTTTAATCTCTGCAGCTTTAGGTATCTCAACTGCTTTTTCCGATATAACACCATTATCATTAAGAATTGGTTTGTTATTTTGAACCGTTTGTGCTGGATTCGAATTCAAATATGTTTCAGCAGCACTTTTTATCTCAGCGTCGCTGACATTATATTGTTTTTTAAGCGCATCAATATTTACAGGAGGCAATGCGGCTAAAACCAGGTTAAAGACAAAAGTAAAAACAATCCCGTAAAATATTCTATTAGTGTATTTCATCAGTTATTCCCATACTTAAGAAAATTATTTTAGCATAACATCAGAGTTTATAAAACTTAAAATATTTATGGAAAGTTAAACATACAAAGATAGCGACTAGAATGTAGTTGTTAAACGAAAGATCAGAGTTTGTTCAATAAAATTTTTAGTTTTATCGGCTGTATCCAATTTGTCGCCTGCTGCCGCGATTGTTAAATCAATATAAAGTTTAGTTTCATAGAATATATATTGATTACCTGGAAATTTATATATACCGCCCAGGCCTAAAGTTGTCTTATTGTTATTTACTCGTTGTGCCGGATCATTACCATCATTCAGGCCTAATTGCAGGACAATGCTTGCATAAGTACTTAACACCCTGGGTATATAGTCGTAATCTAGTCGAACTCCATATGATGTATAGGTTGTCATACTGGGGGTAACGCCCTTATTCTGCTTGTCAGATTTGCTTAAAGAGAACTTGGCTTTTACCGGGGAGAATTCGGTATCGACATTGATTCCAATCGCTGTCTGATCAAAACTATTAGCCGAAGCCACAGCGTCTTCATATGATATCAAGCTGTAATTTGTATTCAATTTCCCAATAAACTTCCCGATTTCCAATCTGATATTAGTAAAAGAAAATAAGTGTGTCTGCGTTTTATTATCAACCAAAGATACATTCTGGGTGGAATCATTTTTCTTGAGATTCAAGTTATAATTGTATCCCAGATTAAAGATATCAAAAACGTTGACATTAGCCATACCTTTAAAATCGTCACTGTAGGTTGTAGCACCGCCCATTTCCGGTGAGAGCAATTTGGTAACGTTGTCCTGCTCTTTTTGATAAGCGCCTGTAAAGGAAATCATGCTGCGTAACAGGTTTAACTTTAATGATGTTCCATAGAAGAAATCATCATTTTTTATTGATGTATTACCCAGACTTTTAAAACCCTTAGTCACCAAACTGGTATTGGTCTTAAAAAATAAATCGCGTGTAAAAAGCGGCGTACCGTATTCCAGATAGGCAGCTCCGCCCCCCTGCATACTTGTTCTGATTGGAATTAAGTTAAGTATGGCCTCAGGAATTATCTTCTTGGCCTCAGTCGGTATGGTATTGGTATCACCTGTGGAAATATCGGAATAATAAACCGAACCGGCCAGTTCACTCTTAAAATAGCTGCTTGAATCTTCATTGAGGTTTAATTTGTTATACATGCCCAAAACAAAATTTTCCTGAGGTAAAGATGTTCCCCAGTTCGTTGTATTGGGCAACGAATTCATATCGTCTTTAAAATGCAGCAATGACAAAGATGTATCCAGGGCAAATACTCTCATGCTTAATTGATAGGCGGTTAATTTCTGAGTAAATGTTCCGTTAATATTGTTGCTGGGGTCACTGCTGCCAAAAACCGTACGGGCGGTATCGCCGTTAATATAGGTGAAACTCATAACTCCTGGCAAACTCATTGTCATATTTACTCCGTCAACGTTTATTCCATTCAGGGTATATTGTGAAAGAACAGGAGCAGAATCCTTCAGAGATAACCTAACATACCCCTTGTCATCGTATAAATCGATTCTGGTGCGTGATTGCCTTTGTTGAGCTGATGTTTCTTCTGATGTTTCATAATCATATATATCCATATTCATAAAACCGCTCTTCAGATTCATTTCCATGGTATTTTTCATCCTGAAATTCGGTCTGGATATAACACTGGCACTTTTGTCAGTTGAATATAAATCGAGTATTAGTTCTTCTTTGCCTTTCATATCCACTAAAGAAGGTTTTTTGGGTTGATATGTAAAGCTGGATTGGATTGTATACTCCTTGCCGTCCTTGCTCTTGACAGAAAAATCTATTTTATGACTTTCCTGGCTCAGAGTGTATTGGGGTATATAGTTGATGAACGAAGAGTATATATTGGAAAGCCTGGTTACATCCTGATCGTCAACCTTTAAACTTATAGTTTTCAGGTCCAGAATATCATATGGATCTTCGTAAGAAATAAGTATTACCGGATTACCATCTCCGATATATGATTTGTTGGTGGGATTTAGCAATTTGATGTTGGGGTCGTTTTCAGTTTTTTTAATATCAGCTACAAAGGCATTTTCCTGAGGAAATACCAAAGGTAAAGTATAAGATGTACCATCCTGCATTTTTAAGAAAAAATAATATTGGAACTGATCGGAACCATTAAGTATCGGTGTAATGTTTAAGAGATATTTATTTGGCGGTATTGCAGTCATTTCTGCCTCGGTGTATTGGTTGTCCTGATCACCCTTGTAGTAAACCAGAACACTGTCTACAGAAGCAATATCAACATCTCTTGCTTCCAAATTTAATATAATAGGCTGATTGTTTATGACATAATCAAGCTTGTCATGCACAAGCACTACTGCAAATAAACTGCTGCTCAAAACACAAAAAAGGATTAATAGTTTTTTCATTAATTTATTTTAATTTGTACTTAATATTAATGTTATGTTCTTTGTTATCTTTACCCATAAATTTCAAATTTACTGTACGGCTGGATATAACCCCCTGTATATCAAAAGGAACGTTTATACCGGTAAAATATTTACCTGATATGCTGATCTCATGCTTCCCATTGGCTCCCTTAGCCCAGACTTCTGCCTTGCCATCTATAATCTTAAGGTCCAGTTCATCTTTCCAGTCAGCGGATGAATCCGATAGCGCTAATCCCAATGTTTTAGATAAAGATTTTATTTTAACCTCAACTTCACCGCTAAATAAGCGATCATTTTTCGCATCTTTTAAAGTAATAAAAAACTTGAAAGGTTTGTCTTCCTGTTTGTTACCAGGAGCGCTAACCAGCAGTAAGGCTTCAGCCGAGAAGGCATCTTTCCAGTTCATCATTTTCTTTAAGTCTTCATCGGTGATATTTTGCAGATCAGCCTTTCCATCTTTACTGATAGTAGTTTGGGTATTCTTGCCGGCTAAAACTTGTCCATTTTGATTTTCAATTAGCACCAGTCCTTCTTTAACCCATATTTCCATATTGTCACCGGAATTAACCACATCAAACTCTGTACCCTTTACCGAAGCTACACCGTGTATAGATTCCACAGAAAACTTGTCACCTTTTCTGATAGAATTCCAAACCTGCCCCATATGGATAAATACACCTTTTTCCTTCTTGGCTTCATTTCTGGTAAACTCAATTTCCGTACCATT encodes the following:
- a CDS encoding FecR family protein — its product is MKKVILFLILSLLTGILFSQIKEGSPIASLTFFLGEVAYKSKDMKEWAPAKKGMAFYEGDYLKTYTDGKAELFFYTGSKVRIANGTEIEFTRNEAKKEKGVFIHMGQVWNSIRKGDKFSVESIHGVASVKGTEFDVVNSGDNMEIWVKEGLVLIENQNGQVLAGKNTQTTISKDGKADLQNITDEDLKKMMNWKDAFSAEALLLVSAPGNKQEDKPFKFFITLKDAKNDRLFSGEVEVKIKSLSKTLGLALSDSSADWKDELDLKIIDGKAEVWAKGANGKHEISISGKYFTGINVPFDIQGVISSRTVNLKFMGKDNKEHNINIKYKLK
- a CDS encoding SLBB domain-containing protein, translating into MKYTNRIFYGIVFTFVFNLVLAALPPVNIDALKKQYNVSDAEIKSAAETYLNSNPAQTVQNNKPILNDNGVISEKAVEIPKAAEIKQEPEFRSIIESKFPKELKQFGYDVFNQVSLTFTPLENIPVGGDYILGAGDELIVYLWGNIQQNFNLIIDTDGTVILPKAGKVNVANLTLSDAKRIINNLMEKYFANFTMDITLGKLKTIDVFILGEVKTPGRYNLNSLSTFLYGLYASGGPTKIGTLRNIQLIRDRRLYKTIDLYDLLIYGDKSDDIQLKKGDTIYVPKIADTAAIKGEIKVPAIYELKENTTMYSLLAMSGKYTRSTYFREVNLIRRGTDSDQFRLQTLTFKSYDDFINNSKKIPIENGDIIDIKAISDQIDNWVDIEGDVLHPGLYEYGKVQNLQALLTLAGGFNKTAYLDRVEIYRMTTSNMDEILPINAKETDLKNISLEMFDKIKVYSTSELNKNYNLSIQGEVSKPGNFVYYQNMTLEDLVFKAGDFKYNADKEKIYVMRKMTTSNNKIIEVKNNEIKTFVLQPLDEVFIKSVRDFDVAGTVEIRGETMQPGIYPIYKNETLSMFIKRIGGFTDEAYIPGIEFYRVNNNLNLLQSINKTSSSNEILVQNIMSLSNFNRIRMDAGALFYKNVMDEDLKLQDKDSIVVPPIPQTVGVVGGVYNQGMFVYKENRNMQYYLNDAGLFRKDADTPEIFVIHADGTVSKTNDFGTGVQKGDIIVVPTKEIKDFDLVKTILDWTQIIFNIAVTWKVVF
- the mutS gene encoding DNA mismatch repair protein MutS, which produces MMRQYYEIKSGCEDAILFFRLGDFYEMFYDDAYKASRILGLTLTSRGKDENGEKIPMCGIPYHAANNYIPKLLAQNIKIAICEQTEDPSQAKGLTRREVVKILTPGTVLEDNLLQSQENNYLMAISNDTLKNNFGLAYCDISTGEFFVTEINDPAKLVDEIEKINPKEILTATNLDIRLVQGFFTTVYNPLPYKEARDRFLKFYNIHSAEAVGLEDFHISFSALAAILNYLEKTKKITGFLNKPKRIDNQDYLYMNAVTLKNLEVLSALNPQNKSGSLIWVLDMTRTSMGARLLRKWCAKPLYNRELIQQRLDAVDFFHTNFGVLAELDSLLGEIYDLERLNVKIANQIANPRDLISIKNSLNKLPALYQILKEIPSNLKNLLLFPEEWLKATHDMSVEIEKIILDEPPVLLNNGGIVKSSYSEELDKLREDVKNSKQWFIDLEIRLKKETNIKSLKVNYNKVFGYYIEVTTTNLPQVPDYFIRKQTISTGERFYTQELKEKENFILHADEIIIKKEIEIFTALLADLKKYTDALQIIADKISVLDCLTSLAKVARANNYKKPVLNDNGLFKLQNSRHPVLEKKPDSYQFVANDAFFDTQTSNFVILTGPNMAGKSTYMRQIALIIIMAQIGSFVPAQEANISLTDKLFARIGASDNLFEGKSTFMMEMLESSGILHNATKDSFIILDEIGRGTSTFDGLSIAASIAKYIYKQIQAKTMFATHYHEITSLTEQYPLMKNMNIAVVEEQNKIRFTYKVIPGKAEKSYGIHVADLAGLPKEIIRDATKILEELEKEEISLHKNKTGKIKQLSLF